One window from the genome of Pieris rapae chromosome 8, ilPieRapa1.1, whole genome shotgun sequence encodes:
- the LOC110996644 gene encoding ero1-like protein isoform X2 produces the protein MECKNYCVIFLIFAVAIVQAVGYDTELFESPPCDSNACFETLHGALGDCSCNVDTIDYFNNVKIFPRIQSLVSKDYFRFYKVNLKKECPFWADDSRCAMKYCHIKTCSKESVPGFDGYEQEYLEESPALKYSVDATTPCDRDSDHDPDLGYLNMTISAASQFEIAKWKAYDDSLENFCQCDDKDADAEFVDLSLNPERYTGYKGPSAHRIWRSIYQENCFRPKTNPYQSFPYVLSSDLSNMCLEERVFYRAISGLHTSINIHLCSKYLLSEKKIGFAAPPEGEWGPNLEEFQRRFDPSQTHGEGPNWLKNLYFLYLLEMRALAKAGPYLEREDYFTDSPIEDEETRNAIKNMLGVIYSFPDHFNESLMFNGGSQAASLKFEFREHFLNISRIMDCVGCDKCKVWGKLQTQGLGTALKILFSGRWDREGDPGQGRLPLRHKSQKRLQRTEIVALFNAFARLSNSIRELENFRSMLRSHADKMTIQYIRRP, from the exons atgGAGTGCAAAAATTATtgtgtgatatttttaatatttgctgtTGCTATAGTTCAAGCAGTGGGTTATGATACGGAACTATTCGAAAGTCCTCCGTGCGATAGTAATGCGTGTTTTGAAACTCTTCATGGGGCGCTTGGAGATTGTTCATGTAATGTAGACACAATCGACTATTTTAacaacgtaaaaatatttccccGAATCCAGAGCTTGGTAAGCAAAGActattttcgtttttataaagtaaacttaaaaaaagaatgtCCGTTTTGGGCAGATGATAGTAGATGTGCTATGAAATACTGTCATATTAAAACCTGCTCCAAAGAGAGTGTGCCTGGTTTTGATGGCTATGAACAGGAATATCTTGAAGAATCTCCAGCATTAAAATACTCAGTAGATGCAACTACACCCTGTGACAGAGATTCTGATCATGATCCTGATTTGGGTTACCTGAACATGACCATTAGTGCTGCAAGTCAATTTGAAATAGCTAAATGGAAAGCATATGATGATTCCTTAGAAAATTTCTGTCAGTGTGATGACAAAGATGCTGATGCAGAGTTTGTGGACCTTTCTCTAAATCCTGAACGTTATACAGGCTATAAAGGTCCCTCTGCCCACAGAATTTGGAGGAGCATATACCAAGAAAACTGCTTCCGTCCAAAGACAAATCCATATCAATCATTCCCATATGTATTGAGTTCCGATTTGAGTAATATGTGTTTAGAAGAGAGGGTTTTTTATAGAGCTATATCTGGTTTACATACAAGCATTAACATCCACCtttgttcaaaatatttgttgtcAGAGAAAAAGATAGGATTTGCTGCACCACCTGAAGGAGAATGGGGTCCTAATTTGGAAGAATTCCAGCGTCGATTTGATCCATCCCAAACACATGGTGAAGGACCCAATTGGTTAAAGAATTTgtactttttgtatttattagaaatgaGGGCTCTCGCCAAAGCTGGGCCATATTTAGAGAGAGAAGATTATTTCACAGACAGCCCTATTGAAGATGAAGAGACaaggaatgcaataaagaATATGCTAGGAGTTATTTACTCATTCCCAGATCATTTCAATGAATCACTTATGTTTAATGGTGGGAGTCAAGCTGCCAGTTTAAAGTTTGAGTTTAGAGAGCActtcttaaatatatcaagGATTATGGATTGTGTAGGTTGTGACAAATGTAAGGTGTGGGGTAAACTACAGACTCAAGGTCTGGGTACAGCTTTGAAGATTCTCTTTTCAGGTAGATGGGATAGGGAAGGTGACCCAGGTCAAGGCAGGTTACCTTTACGGCACAAATCACAAAAACGCCTTCAGAGGACAGAAATTGTCGCTTTATTCAATGCATTTGCAAGGCTGTCAAACAGTATCCGGGAGTTGGAAAATTTCAGGAGTATGTTAAG ATCTCATGCGGATAAAATGACGATTCAGTATATACGAAGACCTTAA
- the LOC110996644 gene encoding ero1-like protein isoform X1: MECKNYCVIFLIFAVAIVQAVGYDTELFESPPCDSNACFETLHGALGDCSCNVDTIDYFNNVKIFPRIQSLVSKDYFRFYKVNLKKECPFWADDSRCAMKYCHIKTCSKESVPGFDGYEQEYLEESPALKYSVDATTPCDRDSDHDPDLGYLNMTISAASQFEIAKWKAYDDSLENFCQCDDKDADAEFVDLSLNPERYTGYKGPSAHRIWRSIYQENCFRPKTNPYQSFPYVLSSDLSNMCLEERVFYRAISGLHTSINIHLCSKYLLSEKKIGFAAPPEGEWGPNLEEFQRRFDPSQTHGEGPNWLKNLYFLYLLEMRALAKAGPYLEREDYFTDSPIEDEETRNAIKNMLGVIYSFPDHFNESLMFNGGSQAASLKFEFREHFLNISRIMDCVGCDKCKVWGKLQTQGLGTALKILFSGRWDREGDPGQGRLPLRHKSQKRLQRTEIVALFNAFARLSNSIRELENFRSMLSGNMEQEKKNIFAASGPSMEITEKCASGGGKPRIWS; encoded by the exons atgGAGTGCAAAAATTATtgtgtgatatttttaatatttgctgtTGCTATAGTTCAAGCAGTGGGTTATGATACGGAACTATTCGAAAGTCCTCCGTGCGATAGTAATGCGTGTTTTGAAACTCTTCATGGGGCGCTTGGAGATTGTTCATGTAATGTAGACACAATCGACTATTTTAacaacgtaaaaatatttccccGAATCCAGAGCTTGGTAAGCAAAGActattttcgtttttataaagtaaacttaaaaaaagaatgtCCGTTTTGGGCAGATGATAGTAGATGTGCTATGAAATACTGTCATATTAAAACCTGCTCCAAAGAGAGTGTGCCTGGTTTTGATGGCTATGAACAGGAATATCTTGAAGAATCTCCAGCATTAAAATACTCAGTAGATGCAACTACACCCTGTGACAGAGATTCTGATCATGATCCTGATTTGGGTTACCTGAACATGACCATTAGTGCTGCAAGTCAATTTGAAATAGCTAAATGGAAAGCATATGATGATTCCTTAGAAAATTTCTGTCAGTGTGATGACAAAGATGCTGATGCAGAGTTTGTGGACCTTTCTCTAAATCCTGAACGTTATACAGGCTATAAAGGTCCCTCTGCCCACAGAATTTGGAGGAGCATATACCAAGAAAACTGCTTCCGTCCAAAGACAAATCCATATCAATCATTCCCATATGTATTGAGTTCCGATTTGAGTAATATGTGTTTAGAAGAGAGGGTTTTTTATAGAGCTATATCTGGTTTACATACAAGCATTAACATCCACCtttgttcaaaatatttgttgtcAGAGAAAAAGATAGGATTTGCTGCACCACCTGAAGGAGAATGGGGTCCTAATTTGGAAGAATTCCAGCGTCGATTTGATCCATCCCAAACACATGGTGAAGGACCCAATTGGTTAAAGAATTTgtactttttgtatttattagaaatgaGGGCTCTCGCCAAAGCTGGGCCATATTTAGAGAGAGAAGATTATTTCACAGACAGCCCTATTGAAGATGAAGAGACaaggaatgcaataaagaATATGCTAGGAGTTATTTACTCATTCCCAGATCATTTCAATGAATCACTTATGTTTAATGGTGGGAGTCAAGCTGCCAGTTTAAAGTTTGAGTTTAGAGAGCActtcttaaatatatcaagGATTATGGATTGTGTAGGTTGTGACAAATGTAAGGTGTGGGGTAAACTACAGACTCAAGGTCTGGGTACAGCTTTGAAGATTCTCTTTTCAGGTAGATGGGATAGGGAAGGTGACCCAGGTCAAGGCAGGTTACCTTTACGGCACAAATCACAAAAACGCCTTCAGAGGACAGAAATTGTCGCTTTATTCAATGCATTTGCAAGGCTGTCAAACAGTATCCGGGAGTTGGAAAATTTCAGGAGTATGTTAAG TGGTAATATGGAGCAAGAGAAGAAGAATATATTCGCCGCATCAGGGCCCAGCATGGAGATAACTGAGAAGTGCGCTTCGGGAGGTGGTAAACCCAGAATTTGGAGTTGA
- the LOC110996635 gene encoding CD63 antigen isoform X2 produces MGCGISFVKYVLFFFNLIVALLGLAVVGIGVAVLLNWTAFKSELEGHITVAPWVFIVIGAIMFVIAFFGCCGAIRESHCMVVTYAVFLLVIIIVQVALGVLLFAYQQNLKDALVKSVDTLFDKARSDAASKTVFNNLEQQLECCGKYSAADYAFLVPKSCCSKLGVTGQLLGETCTIADANSTGCSTKVGEIYEKWSKVIAGIAIGLACVEVVGALFSLCLANSIRNMDRRYA; encoded by the exons ATGGGGTGTGGAATAAGTTTTGTGAAATACGTGCTCTTCTTCTTCAATCTGATTGTCGCG CTCCTTGGACTCGCAGTAGTGGGCATCGGTGTAGCGGTGCTGCTGAACTGGACTGCCTTCAAGAGCGAGCTCGAAGGTCACATCACGGTCGCACCATGGGTGTTCATCGTGATCGGAGCGATCATGTTTGTGATTGCCTTCTTCGGCTGTTGTGGAGCAATTAGGGAGAGTCACTGTATGGTTGTAACG TACGCCGTCTTCCTCTTGGTCATCATCATCGTTCAAGTAGCTCTGGGCGTACTCTTGTTCGCCTACCAGCAGAACTTGAAGGATGCCCTTGTCAAGTCAGTGGACACACTTTTCGATAAGGCCAGAAGCGATGCTGCCTCAAAGACTGTCTTCAACAACCTCGAACAACAG TTGGAATGTTGCGGCAAATACAGTGCTGCTGATTACGCTTTCCTGGTCCCCAAGAGTTGTTGCTCCAAGCTGGGTGTGACTGGACAACTTCTGGGTGAAACCTGTACCATCGCTGATGCCAACTCCACAGGCTGCTCAACCAAAGTTGGAGAGATATATGAGAAGTGGAGTAAGGTCATCGCTGGCATTGCTATTGGTCTGGCCTGTGTTGAg GTGGTCGGAGCCCTATTCTCGTTGTGCCTCGCGAACTCAATCAGGAACATGGACAGAAG GTACGCGTAA
- the LOC110996635 gene encoding CD63 antigen isoform X1 translates to MGCGISFVKYVLFFFNLIVALLGLAVVGIGVAVLLNWTAFKSELEGHITVAPWVFIVIGAIMFVIAFFGCCGAIRESHCMVVTYAVFLLVIIIVQVALGVLLFAYQQNLKDALVKSVDTLFDKARSDAASKTVFNNLEQQLECCGKYSAADYAFLVPKSCCSKLGVTGQLLGETCTIADANSTGCSTKVGEIYEKWSKVIAGIAIGLACVEVVGALFSLCLANSIRNMDRRSHY, encoded by the exons ATGGGGTGTGGAATAAGTTTTGTGAAATACGTGCTCTTCTTCTTCAATCTGATTGTCGCG CTCCTTGGACTCGCAGTAGTGGGCATCGGTGTAGCGGTGCTGCTGAACTGGACTGCCTTCAAGAGCGAGCTCGAAGGTCACATCACGGTCGCACCATGGGTGTTCATCGTGATCGGAGCGATCATGTTTGTGATTGCCTTCTTCGGCTGTTGTGGAGCAATTAGGGAGAGTCACTGTATGGTTGTAACG TACGCCGTCTTCCTCTTGGTCATCATCATCGTTCAAGTAGCTCTGGGCGTACTCTTGTTCGCCTACCAGCAGAACTTGAAGGATGCCCTTGTCAAGTCAGTGGACACACTTTTCGATAAGGCCAGAAGCGATGCTGCCTCAAAGACTGTCTTCAACAACCTCGAACAACAG TTGGAATGTTGCGGCAAATACAGTGCTGCTGATTACGCTTTCCTGGTCCCCAAGAGTTGTTGCTCCAAGCTGGGTGTGACTGGACAACTTCTGGGTGAAACCTGTACCATCGCTGATGCCAACTCCACAGGCTGCTCAACCAAAGTTGGAGAGATATATGAGAAGTGGAGTAAGGTCATCGCTGGCATTGCTATTGGTCTGGCCTGTGTTGAg GTGGTCGGAGCCCTATTCTCGTTGTGCCTCGCGAACTCAATCAGGAACATGGACAGAAGGTCTCACTactaa